One Rosa chinensis cultivar Old Blush chromosome 5, RchiOBHm-V2, whole genome shotgun sequence genomic region harbors:
- the LOC112167813 gene encoding TLC domain-containing protein 4-B — MAVSRKTAMTIKSYQNQAETLVKSYLLADPFMPYTSVLGGIFLCKMVYDLTQLISTFYIKSYASLTKIQRIEWNSRGISSIHAIFITVLSLYLVFWSDLFSDQQLAGLVTFRSSPLSVFGLGVSVGYFCADLGMLLWLYPSLGGMEYVLHHSLSGIAVAYSMFSGEGQLYTYMILISEITTPEINMRWYLDTAGMKRSSAYLINGIVIFFSWLGARILLFGYMFYHVYLHYDQVIQMHPFGYLLVFAVPAVLAIMNLMWFGKIIKGLMKQLAKTQ, encoded by the exons ATGGCAGTGTCCAGAAAGACAGCAATGACAATTAAATCTTACCAAAATCAGGCTGAAACGCTGGTTAAAAGCTACTTACTAGCGGATCCGTTTATGCCATATACTTCCGTTCTTGGAGGAATATTTTTGTGCAAAATG GTGTATGATCTTACCCAGTTAATTAGTACCTTTTACATCAAGAGTTATGCTAGTCTTACAAAAATCCAACGAATTGAGTGGAACAGTCG AGGAATCTCTAGCATCCATGCCATTTTTATCACAGTTCTATCCTTGTACCTTGTTTTCTGGTCCGATCTCTTTTCAGACCAACAGCTTGCTGGCCTTGTTACATTTCGAAGCTCACCATTGTCTGTTTTTGGATTAGGG GTCTCTGTTGGGTACTTCTGTGCGGATCTAGGAATGCTACTGTGGCTATACCCTTCTTTAGGTGGAATGGAGTAT GTCCTCCATCACTCACTTTCTGGAATTGCAGTAGCATACTCAATGTTTTCTGGGGAAGGGCAACTTTATACATACATGATCCTCATCTCTGAGATCACTACTCCAGAGATCAATATGAGATG GTATCTTGATACAGCTGGTATGAAGAGGTCCAGCGCATATCTCATTAACGGCATTGTGATATTTTTTTCATGGCTG GGGGCAAGAATTCTGCTGTTCGGTTACATGTTTTACCATGTTTACTTGCACTATGATCAG GTCATCCAGATGCACCCCTTTGGATATCTGTTGGTCTTTGCTGTACCAGCAGTGCTAGCAATAATGAACTTGATGTGGTTTGGAAAGATTATCAAGGGGTTGATGAAGCAATTAGCGAAGACGCAATGA